From the Prunus dulcis chromosome 4, ALMONDv2, whole genome shotgun sequence genome, one window contains:
- the LOC117624855 gene encoding protein FAR-RED IMPAIRED RESPONSE 1-like isoform X2 — protein MGIDLEQPSGECHKEDNRPSVNNIVDGRGEENHRAIVSVTNGPVNDKENAGQNVNGRVSDTRNKTVTRDEINLNSSRDSEPHDGMEFESKEEAFSFYREYAKSVGFAAVIKASRRSRVSGKFIDAKFACTRYGSKRESSTAEVPESVSNSRESSICSSVKRKRGRASRSWEKTDCKACMHVKRQDGRWIIRSFIKEHNHEIFPDQAYYFRGHRNLDLGTGDADGLHAIRRRTKKMYVNMARQSGGYKQSDNQKSGGTNQSLSGKHLSLEEGDAQVMLDHFLYMQDENPNFFYAIDLNEEQRLRNVFWVDAKGKLDYGNFCDVVFLDTTYIKNEYKLPFVPFIGVNHHFQFILLGCALLANESKSTYVWLMRAWLKAMGGLAPKIILSDQDKVLKEAIAEVLPDSRHCLCLWHILGKIPEKLGYVIRQHDKFMVKFNKCIFKSWTNEQFEKRWWKMVERFNLRDDVWFQSLYEDREQWIPTYMRGIFLAGMSTTQRSESINSFFDKYMQRKTTLKEFLEQYKTILREKYEEEVKADFETWHKQPALRSPSPFGKQMATMYTHAIFKKFQVEVLGVVACHPKKETEDGAIKTFRVQDFEEDQDFVVAWNEMTSDISCFCHSFEFNGFLCRHVMIVLQMSGVHSIPSQYILKRWTKDAKNRQTLREGSASVVCRVKRYNDLCERAFKLSDEGSLSQESYNIAFNALEEALRSCESTNNSIQSVIEPISGETHGSEGVNQGNSKNKTNKRNGASKKGQVQSEPEVITIGVQESWHQVEQLVSRAPTLDGYFGSQQIVQGTGQPSTIASSRDHYYSNQHMQGLGQLNSIAPIHDAHYITQQRLHGVLHFRPQSIPSCFDIPDGLQDTDQSTVGPTQLHGLASRHLHSKDLSRQ, from the exons TACTAGAgatgaaattaatttgaattcttcaaGAGATTCTGAACCTCATGATGGAATGGAGTTTGAATCAAAGGAAGAAGCATTTTCGTTCTATAGAGAATATGCCAAGTCTGTGGGGTTTGCTGCTGTAATAAAGGCCAGTCGTCGATCGAGAGTATCTGGAAAGTTTATAGATGCAAAATTTGCATGCACTAGATATGGGAGCAAACGAGAATCTAGCACAGCTGAAGTACCAGAGTCTGTTTCAAACTCCAGAGAATCTAGTATCTGCAGCTCTGTTAAGAGAAAACGTGGTCGTGCTAGCCGATCTTGGGAAAAAACAGATTGTAAAGCCTGCATGCATGTTAAGAGGCAAGATGGTAGATGGATTATTCGTAGTTTCATTAAAGAGCATAATCATGAAATTTTTCCTGATCAAGCCTATTATTTTCGGGGCCACAGGAATTTAGATTTAGGTACTGGTGATGCTGATGGCTTACATGCTATCCGGAGAAGAACAAAGAAGATGTATGTTAATATGGCCAGACAGTCTGGTGGCTACAAGCAGTCAGATAATCAAAAAAGTGGTGGGACCAATCAATCACTGAGTGGAAAGCATTTATCTCTAGAGGAAGGTGATGCTCAAGTTATGCTTGACCATTTTCTGTATATGCAAGATGAAAATCCTAACTTCTTTTATGCAATCGATCTGAATGAAGAGCAGCGTTTGAGAAATGTTTTCTGGGTTGATGCCAAAGGTAAACTTGATTATGGAAATTTTTGCGATGTAGTATTTCTTGATACCACGTATATCAAGAATGAATATAAATTGCCATTTGTTCCCTTTATTGGTGTGAACCACCATTTTCAGTTCATTTTGCTTGGATGTGCTTTACTTGCAAATGAGAGTAAATCAACCTATGTCTGGCTGATGCGGGCATGGCTAAAAGCAATGGGTGGACTTGCTCCAAAAATAATACTCAGTGACCAGGACAAAGTCTTGAAAGAAGCTATTGCAGAGGTCCTTCCTGATTCTCGTCATTGTTTATGTTTGTGGCACATATTGGGCAAGATTCCTGAGAAGCTTGGTTATGTGATTAGGCAGCATGATAAATTTATGgttaaatttaacaaatgCATTTTCAAGTCTTGGACCAATGAACAGTTTGAAAAAAGATGGTGGAAAATGGTTGAGAGATTCAATTTAAGAGATGATGTATGGTTCCAATCTTTGTATGAAGATCGTGAACAATGGATACCAACATATATGAGAGGCATTTTCCTGGCAGGGATGTCTACAACCCAGAGATCAGAAAGTATAAATTCTTTCTTTGACAAATACATGCAGAGGAAAACTACATTGAAAGAGTTTTTAGAACAATACAAAACAATCCTTCGAGAGAAGTATGAAGAGGAAGTAAAAGCTGATTTTGAAACATGGCATAAACAACCAGCATTGAGGTCTCCATCACCTTTTGGTAAACAAATGGCAACTATGTATACTCATGCAATATTTAAGAAATTCcaagttgaagttttgggAGTAGTTGCTTGTCacccaaagaaagaaactgaAGACGGAGCAATCAAAACTTTCAGAGTTCAAGATTTTGAAGAGGATCAAGATTTCGTTGTGGCATGGAACGAAATGACATCAGATATATCCTGTTTCTGCCATTCGTTCGAGTTCAATGGTTTTCTTTGTAGACATGTGATGATTGTACTGCAAATGTCTGGTGTACACAGTATTCCATCTCAGTATATATTAAAGCGTTGGACAAAAGATGCAAAGAATAGGCAAACACTGAGAGAAGGGTCTGCTTCTGTTGTCTGTAGAGTAAAACGTTACAATGATCTATGCGAACGAGCCTTTAAATTGAGTGATGAAGGTTCTTTATCCCAAGAAAGTTACAATATTGCATTTAATGCATTGGAAGAAGCTCTGAGAAGTTGTGAGAGTACAAATAACTCAATCCAGAGTGTAATAGAACCAATCTCAGGAGAGACTCATGGCTCTGAAGGAGTAAACCAAGGTAACAGCAAAAACaagacaaacaaaagaaatggtGCATCCAAGAAAGGACAG GTACAGTCAGAGCCAGAGGTCATAACCATTGGGGTGCAGGAAAGCTGGCATCAAGTG GAACAACTTGTCTCAAGAGCTCCAACCCTTGATGGTTATTTTGGCAGTCAACAAATTGTTCAAGGAACT GGGCAGCCAAGCACCATAGCCTCAAGCCGTGATCATTATTATAGCAATCAGCATATGCAAGGGCTG GGGCAACTAAACTCGATAGCTCCCATCCATGATGCTCATTATATAACTCAGCAAAGACTGCACGGGGTG TTGCATTTCAGACCCCAATCTATTCCGAGTTGTTTTGACATTCCGGATGGTTTGCAAGATACC GACCAGTCTACTGTGGGACCCACACAGCTGCACGGCTTGGCATCAAGACATTTGCATTCGAAAGACCTGTCTCGTCAATAG
- the LOC117624855 gene encoding protein FAR-RED IMPAIRED RESPONSE 1-like isoform X1, whose protein sequence is MGIDLEQPSGECHKEDNRPSVNNIVDGRGEENHRAIVSVTNGPVNDKENAGQNVNGRVSDTRNKTVTRDEINLNSSRDSEPHDGMEFESKEEAFSFYREYAKSVGFAAVIKASRRSRVSGKFIDAKFACTRYGSKRESSTAEVPESVSNSRESSICSSVKRKRGRASRSWEKTDCKACMHVKRQDGRWIIRSFIKEHNHEIFPDQAYYFRGHRNLDLGTGDADGLHAIRRRTKKMYVNMARQSGGYKQSDNQKSGGTNQSLSGKHLSLEEGDAQVMLDHFLYMQDENPNFFYAIDLNEEQRLRNVFWVDAKGKLDYGNFCDVVFLDTTYIKNEYKLPFVPFIGVNHHFQFILLGCALLANESKSTYVWLMRAWLKAMGGLAPKIILSDQDKVLKEAIAEVLPDSRHCLCLWHILGKIPEKLGYVIRQHDKFMVKFNKCIFKSWTNEQFEKRWWKMVERFNLRDDVWFQSLYEDREQWIPTYMRGIFLAGMSTTQRSESINSFFDKYMQRKTTLKEFLEQYKTILREKYEEEVKADFETWHKQPALRSPSPFGKQMATMYTHAIFKKFQVEVLGVVACHPKKETEDGAIKTFRVQDFEEDQDFVVAWNEMTSDISCFCHSFEFNGFLCRHVMIVLQMSGVHSIPSQYILKRWTKDAKNRQTLREGSASVVCRVKRYNDLCERAFKLSDEGSLSQESYNIAFNALEEALRSCESTNNSIQSVIEPISGETHGSEGVNQGNSKNKTNKRNGASKKGQVQSEPEVITIGVQESWHQVEQLVSRAPTLDGYFGSQQIVQGTGQPSTIASSRDHYYSNQHMQGLGQLNSIAPIHDAHYITQQRLHGVGQLHFRPQSIPSCFDIPDGLQDTDQSTVGPTQLHGLASRHLHSKDLSRQ, encoded by the exons TACTAGAgatgaaattaatttgaattcttcaaGAGATTCTGAACCTCATGATGGAATGGAGTTTGAATCAAAGGAAGAAGCATTTTCGTTCTATAGAGAATATGCCAAGTCTGTGGGGTTTGCTGCTGTAATAAAGGCCAGTCGTCGATCGAGAGTATCTGGAAAGTTTATAGATGCAAAATTTGCATGCACTAGATATGGGAGCAAACGAGAATCTAGCACAGCTGAAGTACCAGAGTCTGTTTCAAACTCCAGAGAATCTAGTATCTGCAGCTCTGTTAAGAGAAAACGTGGTCGTGCTAGCCGATCTTGGGAAAAAACAGATTGTAAAGCCTGCATGCATGTTAAGAGGCAAGATGGTAGATGGATTATTCGTAGTTTCATTAAAGAGCATAATCATGAAATTTTTCCTGATCAAGCCTATTATTTTCGGGGCCACAGGAATTTAGATTTAGGTACTGGTGATGCTGATGGCTTACATGCTATCCGGAGAAGAACAAAGAAGATGTATGTTAATATGGCCAGACAGTCTGGTGGCTACAAGCAGTCAGATAATCAAAAAAGTGGTGGGACCAATCAATCACTGAGTGGAAAGCATTTATCTCTAGAGGAAGGTGATGCTCAAGTTATGCTTGACCATTTTCTGTATATGCAAGATGAAAATCCTAACTTCTTTTATGCAATCGATCTGAATGAAGAGCAGCGTTTGAGAAATGTTTTCTGGGTTGATGCCAAAGGTAAACTTGATTATGGAAATTTTTGCGATGTAGTATTTCTTGATACCACGTATATCAAGAATGAATATAAATTGCCATTTGTTCCCTTTATTGGTGTGAACCACCATTTTCAGTTCATTTTGCTTGGATGTGCTTTACTTGCAAATGAGAGTAAATCAACCTATGTCTGGCTGATGCGGGCATGGCTAAAAGCAATGGGTGGACTTGCTCCAAAAATAATACTCAGTGACCAGGACAAAGTCTTGAAAGAAGCTATTGCAGAGGTCCTTCCTGATTCTCGTCATTGTTTATGTTTGTGGCACATATTGGGCAAGATTCCTGAGAAGCTTGGTTATGTGATTAGGCAGCATGATAAATTTATGgttaaatttaacaaatgCATTTTCAAGTCTTGGACCAATGAACAGTTTGAAAAAAGATGGTGGAAAATGGTTGAGAGATTCAATTTAAGAGATGATGTATGGTTCCAATCTTTGTATGAAGATCGTGAACAATGGATACCAACATATATGAGAGGCATTTTCCTGGCAGGGATGTCTACAACCCAGAGATCAGAAAGTATAAATTCTTTCTTTGACAAATACATGCAGAGGAAAACTACATTGAAAGAGTTTTTAGAACAATACAAAACAATCCTTCGAGAGAAGTATGAAGAGGAAGTAAAAGCTGATTTTGAAACATGGCATAAACAACCAGCATTGAGGTCTCCATCACCTTTTGGTAAACAAATGGCAACTATGTATACTCATGCAATATTTAAGAAATTCcaagttgaagttttgggAGTAGTTGCTTGTCacccaaagaaagaaactgaAGACGGAGCAATCAAAACTTTCAGAGTTCAAGATTTTGAAGAGGATCAAGATTTCGTTGTGGCATGGAACGAAATGACATCAGATATATCCTGTTTCTGCCATTCGTTCGAGTTCAATGGTTTTCTTTGTAGACATGTGATGATTGTACTGCAAATGTCTGGTGTACACAGTATTCCATCTCAGTATATATTAAAGCGTTGGACAAAAGATGCAAAGAATAGGCAAACACTGAGAGAAGGGTCTGCTTCTGTTGTCTGTAGAGTAAAACGTTACAATGATCTATGCGAACGAGCCTTTAAATTGAGTGATGAAGGTTCTTTATCCCAAGAAAGTTACAATATTGCATTTAATGCATTGGAAGAAGCTCTGAGAAGTTGTGAGAGTACAAATAACTCAATCCAGAGTGTAATAGAACCAATCTCAGGAGAGACTCATGGCTCTGAAGGAGTAAACCAAGGTAACAGCAAAAACaagacaaacaaaagaaatggtGCATCCAAGAAAGGACAG GTACAGTCAGAGCCAGAGGTCATAACCATTGGGGTGCAGGAAAGCTGGCATCAAGTG GAACAACTTGTCTCAAGAGCTCCAACCCTTGATGGTTATTTTGGCAGTCAACAAATTGTTCAAGGAACT GGGCAGCCAAGCACCATAGCCTCAAGCCGTGATCATTATTATAGCAATCAGCATATGCAAGGGCTG GGGCAACTAAACTCGATAGCTCCCATCCATGATGCTCATTATATAACTCAGCAAAGACTGCACGGGGTG GGGCAGTTGCATTTCAGACCCCAATCTATTCCGAGTTGTTTTGACATTCCGGATGGTTTGCAAGATACC GACCAGTCTACTGTGGGACCCACACAGCTGCACGGCTTGGCATCAAGACATTTGCATTCGAAAGACCTGTCTCGTCAATAG
- the LOC117624858 gene encoding 50S ribosomal protein L7/L12 has protein sequence MSLVLRLRQHLPNGFYRRPLISPLAALNPGSLNGFCQNFSQPARKEEEEEEEVEIDQRRLPADYDPATFDPTEHRSPPTDRVFRLVDEISSLTLAEVAELGSIMMRKKGMKEPPIVGVMKPGAAGLGLAMKGPAAAKEEKKPEKTVFELKLESFEAASKIKLIKEVRSFTDLGLKEAKDLVEKAPSVLKKGLSKEEGEQLIEKLKALGAKVVLE, from the coding sequence atgAGCTTGGTCTTAAGATTAAGGCAGCATTTGCCTAATGGGTTTTACAGAAGACCCCTTATTTCTCCCCTCGCAGCACTGAATCCTGGTAGCTTAAATGGGTTTTGTCAAAACTTTAGTCAACCTGCaaggaaagaagaggaagaggaggaagaagtgGAGATTGACCAAAGGAGACTACCTGCTGATTACGATCCTGCAACATTTGATCCAACAGAGCATCGCAGTCCTCCAACTGATCGTGTTTTTAGGCTCGTAGATGAAATATCATCACTCACACTGGCCGAAGTTGCTGAGCTGGGTTCCATTATGATGAGAAAAAAGGGAATGAAGGAACCACCAATTGTAGGAGTCATGAAGCCAGGAGCTGCTGGATTAGGATTGGCAATGAAGGGACCAGCAGCAGCtaaggaggagaagaaaccAGAAAAGACTGtctttgaattgaaattggaGTCATTTGAGGCAGCTTCTAAAATAAAACTGATCAAGGAGGTAAGGAGCTTCACTGACTTAGGCCTCAAGGAAGCAAAGGATTTAGTGGAGAAGGCACCATCTGTGCTAAAGAAAGGATTATCAAAGGAAGAAGGAGAGCAACTAATAGAGAAGCTCAAAGCTCTTGGGGCAAAAGTTGTTCTTGAATGA
- the LOC117624857 gene encoding urease accessory protein D isoform X1, which translates to MEKQGRVVVDKVGGRSTVTRCFSKYPLKFIIPRKVGSSETDAVWVYTLTYGGGIVSGDSVSCEFTIGDGCTTVLTTQASTKVYKSVGSKCCEQVLEARVGNDALLAVIPDPVTCFSTARYSQKQVFRVASNSSLVIVDWITSGRHESGEKWDFDLYKSANHIFIEDDEPLFLDMVHLERGSISSIAERMQDYQVIAMVVLLGPRIKHIQNLVQENVKRMMSEQLHIPSTASGLQLKPNSDNRFTKPSFIASSSVFGPKGIGVVVRIAATTTESVYEFLQHQLAGLEPLLGISPYH; encoded by the exons atggaaaaaCAGGGAAGGGTGGTGGTTGATAAAGTGGGAGGAAGGTCAACAGTGACAAGATGCTTCTCAAAGTATCCTCTCAAGTTTATAATTCCCAGAAAG GTGGGTTCCTCTGAAACTGATGCTGTTTGGGTTTACACCCTCACCTATGGTGGTGGCATTGTCTCT GGAGATTCTGTTtcatgtgaatttaccattgGAGATGGTTGCACCACTGTCTTAACAACCCAAGCTTCCACTAAG GTCTACAAGTCTGTGGGATCAAAGTGCTGTGAGCAAGTCTTGGAG GCAAGAGTTGGGAACGATGCCCTTTTGGCTGTCATTCCAGATCCGGTGACATGTTTCTCCACGGCAAGGTACTCTCAGAAACAAGTCTTTAGGGTAGCCTCTAACTCAAGTTTGGTCATTGTTGATTGGATTACCAGTGGGCGTCATGAAAGTGGAGAAAAATGGGATTTTGATCTTTATAAGAGTGCCAACCACATATTTATAGAAGATGATGAGCCCTTGTTTCTTGACATG GTGCACCTGGAGCGTGGAAGTATTTCTTCGATTGCAGAACGCATGCAGGACTACCAAGTCATTGCAATGGTTGTACTCTTGGG GCCAAGGATCAAGCACATTCAAAACCTAGTTCAAGAAAACGTGAAGAGGATGATGTCTGAGCAATTACACATTCCTTCCACTGCCTCTGGTCTCCAATTAAAACCAAATTCTGATAATCGCTTCACCAAACCAAGCTTTATTGCTTCTTCAAGTGTTTTTGGTCCTAAG GGAATAGGGGTGGTTGTTCGTATAGCTGCCACAACAACTGAATCAGTTTACGAGTTCCTGCAGCATCAATTGGCGGGCTTGGAGCCACTACTTGGGATATCACCATATCATTGA
- the LOC117624857 gene encoding urease accessory protein D isoform X3 — translation MEKQGRVVVDKVGGRSTVTRCFSKYPLKFIIPRKVGSSETDAVWVYTLTYGGGIVSGDSVSCEFTIGDGCTTVLTTQASTKVYKSVGSKCCEQVLEVHLERGSISSIAERMQDYQVIAMVVLLGPRIKHIQNLVQENVKRMMSEQLHIPSTASGLQLKPNSDNRFTKPSFIASSSVFGPKGIGVVVRIAATTTESVYEFLQHQLAGLEPLLGISPYH, via the exons atggaaaaaCAGGGAAGGGTGGTGGTTGATAAAGTGGGAGGAAGGTCAACAGTGACAAGATGCTTCTCAAAGTATCCTCTCAAGTTTATAATTCCCAGAAAG GTGGGTTCCTCTGAAACTGATGCTGTTTGGGTTTACACCCTCACCTATGGTGGTGGCATTGTCTCT GGAGATTCTGTTtcatgtgaatttaccattgGAGATGGTTGCACCACTGTCTTAACAACCCAAGCTTCCACTAAG GTCTACAAGTCTGTGGGATCAAAGTGCTGTGAGCAAGTCTTGGAG GTGCACCTGGAGCGTGGAAGTATTTCTTCGATTGCAGAACGCATGCAGGACTACCAAGTCATTGCAATGGTTGTACTCTTGGG GCCAAGGATCAAGCACATTCAAAACCTAGTTCAAGAAAACGTGAAGAGGATGATGTCTGAGCAATTACACATTCCTTCCACTGCCTCTGGTCTCCAATTAAAACCAAATTCTGATAATCGCTTCACCAAACCAAGCTTTATTGCTTCTTCAAGTGTTTTTGGTCCTAAG GGAATAGGGGTGGTTGTTCGTATAGCTGCCACAACAACTGAATCAGTTTACGAGTTCCTGCAGCATCAATTGGCGGGCTTGGAGCCACTACTTGGGATATCACCATATCATTGA
- the LOC117624857 gene encoding urease accessory protein D isoform X2 has translation MEKQGRVVVDKVGGRSTVTRCFSKYPLKFIIPRKVGSSETDAVWVYTLTYGGGIVSVYKSVGSKCCEQVLEARVGNDALLAVIPDPVTCFSTARYSQKQVFRVASNSSLVIVDWITSGRHESGEKWDFDLYKSANHIFIEDDEPLFLDMVHLERGSISSIAERMQDYQVIAMVVLLGPRIKHIQNLVQENVKRMMSEQLHIPSTASGLQLKPNSDNRFTKPSFIASSSVFGPKGIGVVVRIAATTTESVYEFLQHQLAGLEPLLGISPYH, from the exons atggaaaaaCAGGGAAGGGTGGTGGTTGATAAAGTGGGAGGAAGGTCAACAGTGACAAGATGCTTCTCAAAGTATCCTCTCAAGTTTATAATTCCCAGAAAG GTGGGTTCCTCTGAAACTGATGCTGTTTGGGTTTACACCCTCACCTATGGTGGTGGCATTGTCTCT GTCTACAAGTCTGTGGGATCAAAGTGCTGTGAGCAAGTCTTGGAG GCAAGAGTTGGGAACGATGCCCTTTTGGCTGTCATTCCAGATCCGGTGACATGTTTCTCCACGGCAAGGTACTCTCAGAAACAAGTCTTTAGGGTAGCCTCTAACTCAAGTTTGGTCATTGTTGATTGGATTACCAGTGGGCGTCATGAAAGTGGAGAAAAATGGGATTTTGATCTTTATAAGAGTGCCAACCACATATTTATAGAAGATGATGAGCCCTTGTTTCTTGACATG GTGCACCTGGAGCGTGGAAGTATTTCTTCGATTGCAGAACGCATGCAGGACTACCAAGTCATTGCAATGGTTGTACTCTTGGG GCCAAGGATCAAGCACATTCAAAACCTAGTTCAAGAAAACGTGAAGAGGATGATGTCTGAGCAATTACACATTCCTTCCACTGCCTCTGGTCTCCAATTAAAACCAAATTCTGATAATCGCTTCACCAAACCAAGCTTTATTGCTTCTTCAAGTGTTTTTGGTCCTAAG GGAATAGGGGTGGTTGTTCGTATAGCTGCCACAACAACTGAATCAGTTTACGAGTTCCTGCAGCATCAATTGGCGGGCTTGGAGCCACTACTTGGGATATCACCATATCATTGA
- the LOC117624856 gene encoding UDP-N-acetylglucosamine diphosphorylase 1 gives MREPLNDESSAPPPPQALLERLKDYGQEDAFALWDELSPDERQLLVKEIESLDLSRIDRIIRCSLRSHGLPTAAIEPVPESSVSSVEERTLEDRERWWKMGLKAIYEGKLAVLLLSGGQGTRLGSSDPKGCFNIGLPSGKSLFQLQAERILCVQRLAAQATTEGSTTALQIHWYIMTSPFTDEATRKFFESHKYFGLEADQVTFFQQGTIPCVSKDGRFIMETPYGVAKAPDGNGGVYSALKSSRLLEDMATRGIKYVDCYGVDNALVRVADPTFLGYFIDKGVSAAAKVVRKAYPQEKVGVFVRRGKGGPLTVVEYSEMDSSLASAINQETGRLRFCWSNVCLHMFTLDFLNQVANGLEKDSIYHLAEKKIPSIHGLTMGLKLEQFIFDAFPYAPSTALFEVLREEEFAPVKNANGSNFDTPDSARLLVLRLHTRWVVAAGGFLTHSVPLYATGVEVSPLCSYVGENLEAICRGRTFHAPCEITF, from the exons atgaggGAGCCACTGAACGACGAGTCGTCCGCGCCACCGCCGCCTCAGGCTTTGCTGGAGCGGCTCAAGGATTACGGCCAAGAAGACGCCTTTGCGCTCTGGGACGAGCTCTCTCCCGACGAACGTCAGCTTCTAGTCAAGGAAATCGAG AGTTTGGATCTTTCGAGAATCGATCGGATCATACGGTGTTCGCTTCGATCTCACG GGCTACCGACGGCGGCGATTGAGCCGGTGCCGGAGAGTAGTGTATCGTCGGTGGAGGAGCGAACGCTTGAGGACAGAGAGAGATGGTGGAAGATGGGATTGAAAGCCATCTATGAGGGAAAGTTGGCTGTGCTACTTTTATCTGGTGGACAG GGAACTCGGCTCGGAAGTTCAGATCCGAAGGGATGTTTCA ACATTGGGCTTCCATCTGGAAAGTCACTCTTTCAACTCCAAGCAGAGCGGATTTTGTGTGTTCAGCGACTAGCTGCTCAAGCTACAACTGAGG GTTCTACCACTGCACTGCAAATACATTGGTATATTATGACCAGTCCATTTACTGATGAAGCCACACGAAAATTTTTTGAAAGTCATAAATACTTTGGTCTTGAAGCTGACCAG GTCACCTTCTTTCAGCAAGGCACCATACCTTGTGTCTCTAAGGATGGTAGATTTATTATGGAAACTCCATACGGG GTAGCTAAGGCTCCGGATGGTAATGGAGGAGTATATTCAG CTTTAAAATCTTCAAGATTATTAGAAGATATGGCTACGAGAGGAATTAAGTATGTGGATTGCTATGGAGTTGACAATGCACTG GTTCGTGTAGCTGATCCAACTTTCTTGGGTTATTTCATTGACAAAGGTGTTTCGGCTGCTGCAAAAGTTGTTCGTAAG GCATACCCACAAGAAAAGGTTGGCGTGTTTGTACGTCGAGGAAAAGGTGGACCTCTTACTGTGGTAGAATACAGTGAGATGGATTCATCTCTGGCTTCTGCAATCAACCAAGAAACTGGACGCCTTCGTTTTTGTTGGAGTAAT GTGTGCTTGCACATGTTTACTCTGGACTTTCTAAACCAAGTGGCAAATGGCCTTGAGAAGGACAGCAt TTACCATCTTGCTGAGAAGAAAATTCCTTCTATCCATGGACTTACAATGGGATTAAAACTAGAGCAGTTCATATTTGATGCGTTTCCATATGCACCTTCAACTGCACTTTTTGAG GTATTGCGTGAAGAAGAGTTTGCACCAGTAAAGAATGCAAACGGGTCAAATTTTGATACTCCAGATAGTGCTCGGCTTCTTGTTCTCCGACTTCACACTCGTTGGGTAGTTGCCGCTGGTGGATTCTTAACGCATTCAGTGCCTTTATATGCAACTG GTGTAGAGGTGTCACCTCTTTGTTCTTATGTCGGAGAAAACCTAGAAGCTATATGCCGCGGAAGAACCTTCCACGCCCCTTGCGAGATTACATTCTAA